The nucleotide sequence GACCATACCTTGTTGAAGGCAATGTACAGAGAAAAGGAAATCATATTCATTGTCGAGGAATCCCCGGAGGGAGGGTATGAGGCTTACTCGCTTGGCCACTCTATCTTTACTCAGGCCGACAGTTACGAAGAATTGAAGGCAATGGTGCATGATGCCGTATCCTGCCATTTTGAGGAGGATGAACGACCCCGTATTATCAGGCTCCATCAGGTTAAGGATGAGCTAATTGTCGTATGAAAACCCCTCGGAATGTCAGTGGCACTGAATTAATACAGCTGCTTTCTGCAAAAGGGTACAGGCTTGTTCACCAGACGGGGAGCCATGCAAGACTCAAAACGACAGCGAATGAAAGGTCTCACACAATTACCGTTCCACTTCATGATCCGATTCGTATTGGGACGTTTCGAAAAATACTCAAAGACGTCGCTGATCATTTGCAGATTCCAATCAGCAACCTTGTAGATGAACTGTTTTATCCTTGAAGATGTGCATACCAGGGGATCACATGCAGGTGCAGATGCATCACGCTCTGGCCGCCCCGATGTTCACGCCGATAGTATAGCCGTCGGGGGCATACCGCTCATCCAGCAGCCGACGGGCATGATGGACGAGGGAGAGGAGGGCGGCCTGCTCAGCCCCGGTCGCCTCGAAGAACGGGGCCACGTGCCGGAAGGGGATGATGGCGGAGTGGCCGGGGCTACAGAAGGAGCAGGTGGGGAGTGATAGGCGTAACTGTTGGAGAAATGATGATCTGTGGATTGTGGATACATGGGGAGTATCTGAACAATCGATATGGGATCTTCTCTTGTTCCGGATAAGCGGATGGCATTTACCTGATAATGCGAAGGAGATCTCC is from Methanocalculus alkaliphilus and encodes:
- a CDS encoding type II toxin-antitoxin system HicA family toxin, whose protein sequence is MKTPRNVSGTELIQLLSAKGYRLVHQTGSHARLKTTANERSHTITVPLHDPIRIGTFRKILKDVADHLQIPISNLVDELFYP